Proteins from a single region of Schistocerca gregaria isolate iqSchGreg1 chromosome 3, iqSchGreg1.2, whole genome shotgun sequence:
- the LOC126355385 gene encoding protein NYNRIN-like gives MAEGKWREAFSMKDITAETIAQTFFRGWIVRFGVPLRITTDQGRQFEAYVFKALATLLGTKCIRTTAYHPASNGMVERLHRQLKAALRCHATPNWTERLPIVLLGLRTSFKSDQKATVAELVYGQTLRLPGEFLRSIADDTITASEFATRLREHIRQLRPTMPRNQLGRHSFVFAELDNHHMTDHIW, from the exons ATGGCTGAAGGAAAGTGGCGTGAGGCATTTTCAATGAAGGACATCACTGCAGAAACTATAGCTCAAACATTTTTTCGTGGTTGGATTGTCCGGTTTGGAGTTCCACTGAGAATTACAACTGATCAAGGACGGCAATTTGAAGCCTACGTTTTCAAAGCATTGGCTACATTATTAGGTACGAAGTGCATACGCACCACGGCATACCACCCAGCATCAAATGGCATGGTTGAGCGTCTTCATCGACAGTTAAAGGCAGCACTGAGATGTCACGCAACACCGAATTGGACAGAGAGACTACCTATCGTACTTTTGGGTCTACGAACGTCATTCAAAAGTGATCAGAAAGCAACAGTagcagaactggtgtatggacAAACGTTACGCCTACCTGGAGAATTTCTGCGCAGCATAGCAGATGATACAATCACAGCCTCAGAATTCGCCACAAGATTAAGAGAGCATATACGCCAATTGAGACCAACAATGCCCAGAAACCAGCTTGGAAGACACTCGTTCGTTTTTGCGGAGCTAGACAA CCACCATATGACGGACCATATCTGGTAG